CCATTTGTTTAACAGTGTTTCCCGTTTTGTCACTAATTAAGCTCAGAACATGATTGCGGATGGAAAGACATCTGAGATTGCGAGTTATTTCAGAGTTAGATTCACTGAGTTGCATGCTTTCTTGATCTAGTTTTCTCTTTGTCATCGAACTGTAATTACATGAGCAAATATTTGGTGTCCGCTGCCGTCCTGACACACTAAAGCCCTGTGCACTATAAAGTTTTCCAGGCATTGACGAGATAACCGTCTGATGACGTGGCGTGTAActgattttgcatttttttgtcaCATCTATGTCTTTTAATTGGTTCATAGTTGTGTAACATCAGATGAAAAAGTTGGATCAACTCGGTTGCCCATCAGTTTGGTTGGGATACAGCGGAAGCTATATCTCGACCAAAGCCAGTCCCACGGCCATCCACAAGATGTTCAGATGTGCTGAGCCTGCAATATtttagtttattatataaacaccaatgaaataccaattAGTGAGCTAACGCGCGATCATGTGTGATTTCTTCACAcatgaagataacatgttatcttcacaagTGAAAAggtcactgttgctatggttacatataaaaatctcGTCTTTCGTGGAAtgatttggtatttcattggtgtttatataataaatagaatattacatggctgcttggagacacgaaatttctcttctcgtgttgaaaaatatttcactcgtttgctgcgctcactcgtgaaatatttcaacacttgaagagaaatttcgtatttccgcgtggccatgtaatatcctctttatgtactaaaacagtggatagcgttgaacgcgctcTCTGATTGGCTTCTAAAACTctgaatatcctttgctattcacctagggcacgtagttcccgatgctgtggtctgtcttctgttgagtatcacggttgggagggtaaaaaaaaggggctacagtaattggcgcaagctgttgtggcgctttgccagcttgactggcaaagtctataaatcaaatttaaatctgaaaaaaacctccgagcaactcgcgcgtGATTTGTgtccgaaaatattgtaatagTTGCAGGAATAAacagttaaaatcatctttttgtgctttattatctcactgttttagtatataataaaacaactattcaccacagtgtcggtggctagtggtggataacCACCACCGTAGCCACCTCCACATCGTTGAATAGTTGTTACATGTAATTGTTAAATGGCATAGCGTGTTAACAATGCAACTACACATGGTAGTGTTAATTAGCCCCACCCTTTTATTTGGTTATTTATGATTTATGATTTTTAGGGACTACAAACTTACTTGCATAATCAAATAattatgctgacgatactactCTACAAGTTAAATTatgtaaaattaaaatttgatctTTCTCAGGAGGTTGTCAACCAGTTTTCCAGTTAGACACAAGATAGTGCTTTATATATGGGGACAAcgtcgttcccagggcttttcactgCCGAGAGTAGGCCGCCCGTCCTACTCTCAGCGGTGAAAATCCTTGGGAACGAGGTTCGGGGCTCGACATTGGAAAACCAAAGCATTTATAAAAGCAAGGTGCCCTTTCCACGATTAGATTTCtgatttgcattacaatgtaatctaacgtggatgcgaggcaatttcgggctatgtTGTAGTTTTAACCTggaattgcctcgcatccaagttagattacattgtaatgcaaatgagaaaaactaacagTAAAATGGGCTATTGcccgaagcggaaaataccataatactctttttgtccacacaaattttgaataagcattgtttcctgtttctcttgagacttacaacggtcccaagagaaaaaaaaccaatgcttatttaaaatttgggtggacaaaaacagagtttttatgataaaaactaacaataaaaagttacgacgtttcgaccttccggaggtcattttcaagtgcgaGTTAAAATGTACgagtaatttgcataaatatgTTTGTCACAGttaaaaacagtttaaaaaataCCATGATCACTAAAAAGCAGTAAAATATGTAccacaaatgataaaatacttgtaaaattaacaaaggGGCCGGCCGGGGGAGATGAAGTAATTAGAAGAATAAACAACAATAAGATTTTATAAACTgatctaaacaaataattttgcaCGGATGAAATCAGATTGTTTGCAAAATTATTTGCTTAAATCAGTTTATAAAAGCTTATTGTTGTTTATTCTTCTAATTACTTTGTCCCCCCTTTGTTAAATTTACAAACTGTATTTGGCACCTCACGTATTGTTGAAAATTAATTTCGAGGTTCAATTAGAGGACTCTTTTCAGTCCACATACTGATGTGTGCTAGCCATGACAGTGATATAGTGATTTGCTCCAGGTACTAggcaggggtggatccaggatttttcttaggagggggaGCACCACTAAGGAATGCTGTGGCTGGTTGGTGACATGTTTTTTTTGCAGGATACAAGTTCTACCAAAAAGCCTCAGGTCCTCTCaggaagggggaggggtggggggggggggtggtgcaCACCCCCTACGCCTGCCTCCTAGATCTGCCTCTGCTAGGGTGGTGCAAAATCGATCACCCAAGAGTAGAAAAAAATCTATAATGGTGTATTACATTTTACATAGGATGACACCTGACtactttaaattaaattttgctTTTCGCAATAATGTACATTCCTACCGTGGAATACTGAAAACAAATTAGTGCTTCCACAACCCCGTACTGATtattaaaaaaagctttttgtAGAGTGGACTTGTGGAATAGTTTACCCCTAGAACTATGCCAAGCAGCTTTTATTGTCTTAAATTTTATTCTTTTGAACTGTAGGTAGGGAGACAGATTGTTTGTTCATTACCTAATTTAGCTGATGAaataccgtgtataaataatgttatctatctatctaaaccaacaacaaacaacCAACACTCAAGAAGACAAAAGATGATAatcaatattttattgaaagtACTCCggtaaaattaaaaacatgtgtTCATCTATATTTTGCAAGAAACCAGAGGAATACAAATTCAATGATATCAATCAACAGTCTGTCAACTTCCTTCAGCCATAAAGGATAGTAAATCGCCAAACCATATTTGCTCAAATTCACTTGCTAATGGTGATGTTTTGAATTGCTTGAAACCCTGCAGATAATAGTAAGTGAAAAATGTTAGCAGAAGTTAATTCAGTTTTTCATATGCAACTGATTTAcatgagaaaatttaaaagatgaaaattaattgtttttttgttacacAGCTGAGAACAAAAGAACACTATCCAAGCAAAATCCTTACTGGATTGACAGCTCGTCTTGTTTTCCGTGGTAAACCTACCAGTGAGAAGGCAAGCTTTTTACAAGGCACGTCGTGGCAAGTTCAGATCCTATAGGCTTTATTCAAATGAAAGGCTGCCTACAGTAGCTGATGCCACTGAAACCACAATAAAAAGTCCTAAAATATCTCAATTACAGGTCAGATTATCTTTTTTCATGAATAAATCTCAACAAAAATTCTAGCAAATGTTTCTGATGCTATTATTCCTGCAGTCAAATTAAGCACCAAAATTCATATGTTTCGCTGGTTATCAGCCGCTATTGTAAACCCTGTGTGTGGGAAGATTGCGCCACTTTCTTAGATGGACTATTACTATAAGtgaacattaaattttagtcTGTCCAGTCAAACAAAGTAATGACCTCAGGAATTGCTAGATTTTTATCATTCATCAATCCCTTCTCACCAGCCCGAATAACAGAATTATGAAGTATCTGAAAGAATAAACGAAAAAAATACCCACTTTCATtccaaaaatgttatttataagcAAATTAATCATTACAAGCAATATATTTCATGGGTACTAAGACCATAGCAAAAAGAGAAACTAGCTGTCAATTTTAGacaaattttccattttccaTTCTCAGTATTACAAATATGATTAACTACAAAAATTAACACCTCTAAAATGCCATTAAATACTACAGGAGCTATTCCAAAGATCAACACTCTCATGCAGCACATAGCCACCTCATGTGCAGTAATAGTAAAGTACTGTTGTTGTTCTGAAAATGTAAAAGCAATGTTGTTACCTCTAAAACTttgtcaatcaaatttacaCAGCCACATTGTGCATGGGTAGCAATCTTGTTCTGTACCTTGGCAAgataaacatatttttctataacttcagaaaaaaaaaagaggactAGAAGGAAAAAACTTCATGGTGAAATGAAATGACAGTTTAGCAGAGCATACCTCCCTCAAAAATGCCTTGCACTTAGCTTTTACAAATGAAGAGGATGCCTCTACAGCCTTTTCTGCATAGAACCTACATGAAATAATATACAAACCACTTTAATAAAATATAAGAGCTGATTAACAATAAATTCCTTTATAACATATTAAACAATCAACCACATTTAtgttaactacatttttcattaGACTAGTActtaaacccattgacccctgggagtgacaataataataataatgactaaTAATTAGTGATATTTACCAGGAAGCTCTATTCACccgaaagtggttttcagggaggtcctGCATCTTattgaattggaatttagaagtGTTGGCTTTTACTCCGTCTAAAGTCAggtgaaatgttggtttttattctgtttttgTTAATTTCCGTCTAATTTCaggcgattttactcatcagcgGGGGGcgggttcaggagtcaatgggttaacagacTGTATTCATAAATAGTGGCCAAGAAATTAGTCTTTTGTCTTCATGCTactcatcctcactagcctcgttagcaagGACAAGGTTCAAAAGAatctttgctccaaagtgaggctagccaggatgattagcacaaagacaaaagaacaatttcgTGGCCCCCATTTTTGAACATGGTCTATTATCTTATCAACAAACTAGATAACTTACAATGTAATTTTATCtgagcaaaaaatatatatatttataacaAAATGACTAAGTGGAATTCATCTGTACTTTTAATTTATTCTCGTCACAAGAACCCACATTATTTAGTTTAATTTATAAAGCGTGAGCACACCGAACTTGAACTGAATCCAGCGATAATGCTTCAGGATCTCCTTATATATATCGCCTCATTTTTTGGGTTGGGTGTTCAGTTTCGTCTGATTCTTCCCCAAAGACCTCTTTTTCATCCAGAGTACTGGAAAATGGACGAGGCTTGAAAGGGTTTTCAACTTTGTGCATGCTTGTAACCTACACCTGCACAAAGTACTTAATCAGGTTGCGTCAGCAACATAAAAACGTGacctaaaataacaaaaaccaGAGTAAATTTCGTGAGAAGTGTTGACCAATATCTCGAAATCTGTAGCTCAGTGATctacccaatttttttttaaacaattgaGATCCATTTTTTCACATTCTTCAAGAAATTTTCTCCTCCTTTTTCACAAACGCCAATAATATCGaacttttaaatatttaaaacttgaaactctAAATTTTTCCTTACCAGCATAAACGACCGGACAAACTGTCCCATTTTTGACCGGACATTTGTCCTTTGACCGGCCGTTATTTGCAGCCCTGGGTTAATGAATTCATACAGGATTGTGAGCAAGCTTGACgtttttgggaaaaaagaaaacaacaaaaagttgTAGAAATTTTTTTTAGCCGGGTGTTTGAAAACTCAATAAAACGGTTTTCGCTGTAGTTATTATGGCAGACAAGCTGCGCTCACGTTGACATTGGCGACGATTATAGTGACGGACAATAAGATGATcgtgaaaatattgaagatccgttaccaggattcatgctaagaaagaagtaaaatcgttctctggtaaaaagttttgaaaaaactatgagctttcgacagactgaactgctgtcttcaacggataaaaatgtgtgaagcctaaaagcgaaagaaatttaaatataactgaAAATTCGCATTCTTTCTACTACATGCCtttatcctttaatttatgcgaattttcagttatatttaaatttctttcgcttttaggcttcacacatttttatccgttgaaggcagcagttcagtctgtcgaaagctcatagttttttcaaaactttttaccagagaacgattttacttctttcttAATAAGATGATCATCGTCATTCTTCTCCTCGAGAATCTCTGTGAATAAAGCAATGACCAGTCAGGATGTTCTTTTCTCGACGACATTATATGtttcatatctttatttacaagATATCTAAACTATGGTGTTTCCGCATGATAGTTCATTACACCGCCCGTTTGAAGAAAGGCGTTTCCTACTTATTGTGCATTCGGCAATCTAGATATTGATATCGATTGTCGTCTCCTAACTGGTTcgcattgaaaatttaaagattgtagaaagaaaatttaattaagagATCAAGCAACAATTTTATTACCTACAGTAGCTTTTGACCTTCTGGAAGTTTTCGAAATCGCGAAAAGAAATCTGGACGTTTGCCTAAGCAAAATGTTTGCAGCCCGGGGAGGGGACTCGCATACTGACTCGCATATTAAAGGGCCGggaatgctcgtcgtctcgctagcttaagggtgtaaatttcggattttgtcTTACTTAGGGTGTTCATGGCAAAACGCCTTCTTATGTAGCCCATATgtaaaaaagcctgggccacgcccagattggtctccctCAGGAGTTTAATTCATAAAATTCGATAAGCCTATGCATATGCAAAGTCCCCCCTCTCCGGGGTTTGcagtctttaaatttaaaatgcaaacaaattaaGAGATCAGACAACTTTTACTTCCCAACGTTTTAGCTtcttaggcccggttcagacgccgtactttacATGATCCGAAtcgaattcattgaattaagttcaagtgaagtacggcgtttaaaAATggtatttcccgttattgtaataatttcgtgatacctccaagtcgttcggaatggaaagtgtttaTCAAAATTgcgggaataaaattggcatgaagggtgtggttgtttgggaagaaaattaaatatttcGTTAGGATCTCACGTCACCTACACAACCTTAAAATTATAGTTAATTCACGTCCTTGTCAGGACGAGGaggaggacggcaaagaaatatactaaaatgcaaaacgcatcagggcgtgcagagcctttgtttttgtttattaactctattgttttgcggcgttttcgtagccgtcgtcgtcgtcgtcgtgtTCTTATCGTAAGGTCCCTACTATGGAGCTTTCGTAAGCACGACGGCTACCAGAGCGTCATAAAACGACGGGCTTAAATgctggaacaaaaacaaaggctgtGCACGCCCCGAACGtgcatttcacattttgatacatttctttgcagg
The sequence above is a segment of the Montipora foliosa isolate CH-2021 chromosome 2, ASM3666993v2, whole genome shotgun sequence genome. Coding sequences within it:
- the LOC137991809 gene encoding uncharacterized protein produces the protein MPSMQKEWNWSGKLKSSQENGSRFYAEKAVEASSSFVKAKCKAFLREVQNKIATHAQCGCVNLIDKVLEILHNSVIRAGEKGLMNDKNLAIPEGFKQFKTSPLASEFEQIWFGDLLSFMAEGS